The Neurospora crassa OR74A linkage group I, whole genome shotgun sequence genome segment AATAGCCctattcctttataattttaaggatGAGGTctttattaggaaatttaaataataggtaaccgcgctttattaatataaatataataaacctatattgttattgtaaagttatttattaattaaagtactccttattactaactattatattaaattctaaactaTCCCTCCTCTAAAGAGCGGTCGTATTATCCTTTAAACAATCTATTAaccttttatatactttaatattttcattcctatttaaatactccGTTAAAGCcccttaattaaagaatattaattcggcCTCGGTAAATAACTTATCGAgcggatatatataaaactaaaggTACCTATATATAGGGGTTCTATCCAataagattttaataatttaactattcAAAACATTAAgcattaactatattacaattaccgaaactttaatataaattttcgAGAGGTTCTATCCGTTATTAAAGCAGTTTAACTATTTACGTTagtcttaaataaatttctttcgccggtataattctaatatatatttcctaaattaatagaaggtagcgaggttctatatagaattataaaggcgcgtatataaaagggtataaatagtattaatatttattatattatttattttaataaagccctTACGGGCTAcaagaaaaatattattacttattacttACGCAATATTCTTAATAGATTTCTTATATCCGGCTTccaataatattttataccgGTCGTCTTCggatataactatatacagtatagcctttttaaatataatattattacaattagcgaaataataatttttattaatatattaggtagtaaaataattatagtagattatagCGCGgacctaattatttatagaatagctattctaattatactctttaaAAAAATCCtaggtatagtataatacgctattgaaatttatatttataatagaggttttaaagtaagtaaagtatattacaAGAAAggtaactattaaataaattttattttaattcgcTAGGCGGcgttattttagtatagggttTTTTAAATTTCCGACCCGgataatataaggaataggAGGGACGTACGGctctttagtaatagaaattaggatgtaactatattataagtatataaaggattgggggaaatcctttaataattatttctatatattgAAGGAAGCgctattctaaatagtattactataaatataaagagccTTTAAGTAAGTGAAGGGGCcgaaaattttaattactataataaaaactaaaagttaatataataatacaggtaatatttctctatagggaaagaatatagtaaattaaataatatttctctatagggaaagtataagtaaggtcgtattataatatatattagtaacttatatttatattctatataatttcctagtataattgtattaggatagttaagtattaatatatataccggTACTTTAAGCGCGGCCTTCGCTTTAAGTACGAAAGTAATAGTTTAGCTTAAaataaacttatttaataaattacgtaattccttattatagaactctaatataataaatatagtacaaCCGACtttaaaaaggtatatattattgctTTTAGGAGAGacgaatttaaataaaacgTTAAAGAGGGTCTCGATTATCCGgatattatagtagccgCTATAGTAAGAATAGCCCGCTTATACTAAAGCGTCCttagtttactataatttataatttacaacCGTTggattatttttattagttaatttatactaagtaAGCGGtagatagtataatactaaaaaggtctcaaatttcttattatcgaaaaatttaattagtagtttaAGGTTTAggttagtaactatattacccttaacCTTTAGGTTAGctatttctactactttatttccctatagagaaagataatagtattatttataattaaattagcgaatatttcctataataaaataaaatattaatttttattacttatattatttttatatagggaaactttaccttaaattatattatttaagaaataaaaatagaaatataaattagaagggacAACTAGGGagggttttatatttataccgGGCGGAATTACCAAGGATCTCCTACGAGAATACAAAGTATTAGTCTTCTTTACCTACgttatttccctatagggaaattttacttagaaagtatattattaaaggaaggaggaagagaggagtTAGAAGGACCGACCGAGGAGGGgttatatagataattaaatatagatctACCTAAATTTAGGGTAGATATCctaaaatatagattatactaatatttccctatagagaaataatataagtaaattatagaattgtagggagttttaatataaatacttaataaatttaataaaggattttatattaaacttctatttaGNNNNNNNNNNNNNNNNNNNNNNNNNNNNNNNNNNNNNNNNNNNNNNNNNNNNNNNNNNNNNNNNNNNNNNNNNNNNNNNNNNNNNNNNNNNNNNNNNNNNTAGTATGCTTGATCCAAATTTCCTTATATGGTATAAGAGTACAATCGAGTCTTATATTCCtactagtaaattagtaagagtatagtagtagtaaattttaaatatatcggCAATAAATCCTTAgttgtaataaatatatatatagatatatagaaGAAGCGATATAAACCGATTATTCCAAtagtaggattattaatatagtatttcaactatattaatatttagttatagtatatccTATATCTCTTAGtctatatttaagtaagcGTAATTATACCTAAcgtaaatagttaaaatagatttattttaagcCTAATTCCGTACTTCCTCTCGTAAAttctctataatataaataattagaagtttaatataaatctaaaataatagagcCTAATTTACGTTTtagatagtagtaaaattatatatattcgttaagggttttatatataagtaaaccttctatttattattgtagtTAAGGATTATTCTTAGCgtatctttaaatattatgtttgaagtaaatatagtaaagtcgTACTATACGGCTAACGAAGTACGCGGGCCTACAACGGTAGTAATCTctcttagaaatatatattaaaaaccctatattaattaactaggaattaatataaatatattagagatAGAACGTTAAATAAAAAGTCTACttataagtactttaaaatcttaatctatagtaatattataaaaacccTCTCCGTCCAATTCCcgctactttactatatatctataattaacttcgaagattttaaatacggttttaaatataagggcgtatatatttagtaaattaatattaattaggatacaAATAAGGGggaaaattattataattagggatttattagaaatagatttaaaataattcagCAATTTATATCGCTTCAATTATTTTAAGTAGAAGCCCCaaataatttctctattCGACGTACTAGAAAGATGcttgtaatttatatccaATTCAAAGGACTTAATAAGACCTTTACGAAAGAACTTTACCTActctttaaagaaataaataattataaaattagttcTATCGTTAAAGactttctaaatatactatttaataaaaaaacttaataatttatttttaataagactctaatatataaacttataCAAATATTTAgatcttaatattttagctaaTACtcgtatattataactttaaagtTCGAAGTTCCTAATAGTTAAGTAAGAGCGCgatactttttaattactaaccaaaccctattaatattattaaaacttatatatatttaattaataatatttataccgtatttactaaggaattaaataaaatataggttgCGGGTTAAGGTCGCTAAAttacaaattaattaataattaatctttaatatattatcgatattaggaatttacttattctaaattatactagGGTCTCCTATTTTCTataaaacccttattaaattattgataatatattaaggaattttactaggaggtagtaataggtacgtatattaactataggaaGTTATAACGATATATAGGATAGTTTTAGTATCGGTTAGAacgtaaatattaataataatatcgtaGCTTCGAGTTTGGATAgtactatatccttatagGTATTCGgtctctaatttattattaataaatctttaataagtctttaaaataaggaggaaagatctacttactatatttagcctttcttactaatatagaatatatttcaatatacgccttaatatataataatttaaatataaagtccCTTAAATAACTTTCgattattagtttaatatttaactaaaatcgattaaaattattagggaagctagtaaaaaaatatatcCTCTCTCCCggctttaaattctaatactttaactaatagcgaatataactaataattatcttaatagaaataaatcaagaatataagtaatactaattataaggggtatattttaaataggaaatactctatttatatactaaataaatttgtaAAATAGCCTCGATTCTTTATAGCCCTATATCTCCCAACGCGTTCTAACCGCCTATAcccaattaattataaaaattatattagtaaataataattaccgttaattaggttataataatataattaaagctagggataaattatagataaatctatacctaataattcGCTTAACTAAAGGGACTTTATCCTATTAAAGGcggatttaaaataaaaagtttataatttctttatcgattgtaaatataaacccttatttatacgtTTACTAAACTCTATAGTCTAAATATTCATAGtgtttaatattagtatatttatatatagtataataataaatagtgtTATTTAGATAGTTAGAGGAAATTTCTTTTGCAAGCATTTTctttacaatataatactaaatctaAGATATAAAAGAGTAATTagatattaactttatttaaactactattttattttaaaatactactattatatacttcgCTCTACAGAGCCTTAACTTAGTCTTCAATTAAACCATTAACGTTTATAACATATACTACACTAAAAGTAGAAGACTCGGGGTAttctagaataataattatataatatatcgttttaataaaaatagaatattaattaatattattaaataaaataagcgTTGGGCTTATAGttttaatctttatataattaatattataaaattaattattaattaatataggatatatttaggatatattaataaaaatttactaagaggttattaggtattataatattaggaggggttatatcctttaaatcttctaacttattaaattcggCTATTGTACTagcaatttactatagttcgaatatagtaaataatctattaaatactttattattctatttaatcaaaccgaatttagtaataatagccaAAATATCGGCGTTAGAAATAGGGTTAGCGCTTATTTTGCGtcgagtataataaattagaaatcaATTGGGGATAAATTACGTAAGTATTATTACGAACTATCGCGGAAGGTTTACAGAAGGGTAAATTCGGGCTGATATTGTTCGGACTTGTGCGTTTCTTATTTGTAAGCAAATTTCGTTTATTAGGATTAAAAGCGCCGGTTGTTTCTCCATAGGGAAAGtcaaaaggtatatatacgACGTATTAAAGGGGTGATAGTCAGTTGAGAGATTTTCTACAGTGTGGGGTCGGTCTTGGCGTATCCACTTGGGTCAGGAAGCTTTGGGTATGGGGTCGGGTCATGTGAGTACTCAATGACTAACGACCTATACAGCAAATCGCCAGAGCAGAGACTGGAGCACGCATTGAGCTGGGCCGATCGATCCGTGATAGCTTGAATTGCACCGAACGTGGCCGGGGACggcatttatattttatcgGGCAGCTGCTCCGTTCAGATCGGTCGACGGAGCGGTGAGCGATGGCGGTATTCAGAGTTTCCGGACCGTAAACCTTCCCGAATCTTCTGCGGACACGGCGGGGTAGCTTCATTTTTTGGCCGATAAAAGCACCGGGATGTGGAGGGTTCGGAGGAGTCCATTGGCTTTTAGCTCACGGCGCCAGACCTTAGACTCATATGACGTTCAGAGATGGGTGCCGGCACCAAAAATATATCAAATTCAGAAGGTTGCCCTAATAAACGACTGCAAGAATTTTGCATCCTTCATACGCTCAAAATGAAGAGGTCAGGCAGACCAGTCATCCTCTGTCCGCCTGGTATGTCTTGGCCTTTTTGCTGAGACCACGCCAGAAATAGAGCCTCAGAGCCTCAGAGCCGTGGTACCGACTTCCATCGACTCACCACAATAGCCTGCCATCGGGTGAAACGAAAGAGACAGTTTCGCCCCATCCGTCTCGAGACCTCTGCCTTTGGTGTTTCGAGTTTGTCCGTTTGTCATCCGGTTGACATGGTGAATTGCAAAATGCCAGGGTCTTGGGCCAGGAAAGGGCCGACGACGGATTCGCGCAGGAGTCCAGACGGAGAGGGTagacggaggaggggtgGCTCCCGCGCGGGTGGTCGGCCAATGGCACTGAATGTCTTCAGCCAGGTGGGAGCGTCAATGGTCTCAAGGGTTGCagggttcttcttcttcacctcaTCGTCGTGGATGAATGCAACATTTCAACTTGTCTCGAGCAGTGCGGTGCAGATGTGTCGCTCGCCGCTGACTGTGCGTCCCTCGCCCTGAAAACAAAGTGCCCACCTCTGCTCTGCAAGCTGCAGCGTCTCGTTGCGAGAGTTTCTCTCCGTCGCGACCAGCACTGCGTCAGGATTAGGTGGCCAGGTACCCGGTACGTACCCTGCGCAAGCTTCTGTTACGGGGATGAGCTCCCTGGCTGCAGACACCAGCAGGGGTGCAGCAACGGCTTGGCAGTGATTAACAGGAGGGGCGTTCCCTCTACTTACGAGGATCACCCCACCTCCCCGCCTCAATTGCGTcctctcctcatcttccaactTGTCAAGGACCTGAAAGCTCTTGCCGTTGCCAGGCCTCGTCCAGATTTAATATCCTGCTCTCTCCCacttctctcctctcttctccttcctggaaccatcaccaccttttTTTGTCCATACCAGACATACCAACCTGTAAGTGCCTATCCCGTATTGCTTCACTTGCACTTCAGCAGTTGGTCGCCTTATGATGGCGATGTCCTCCGACACCGCTCGAGTCTGACACAGCCCCGCCATCCTATCACTCCTCGACGAGGCTTGATTCGACTCATCCAAACATTTTTGTCCTGCGGGATATATCCAGCTTTGGCTCTTCTCATCCCAGCTCATAGTTGAGCAGAATCATCCAATGAACCCTCCCCATCATTGTCAtctttcttcatcttgaacCTTTCTTACAACGTCCTCATCACATTCATCCTGTCGCAACAACAAACAGTCTGTACTACCCTACCAAGCTCACCTGGGGTGCCTCTTACTTCAAAAGCAATGTTGCGTTCTCAACAGTCACATCAACGAGTGCACAAAGCTAACATCAAGCTGTCAAAAGATCCAAAATGCCCATCTCCAAGATCCACGCTCGCTACGTCTACGACTCTCGTGGCAACCCGACCGTTGAGGTTGACGTTGTTACTGAGCTCGGCCTTCACCGCGCCATTGTCCCCTCCGGTGCCTCCACTGGTACGTCAGACCGACGCTCTCTCATCCACTCTTCGATAGAAATGTACATTATGCTAACAATAACCTTCTACAGGCCAGCACGAGGCTTGCGAGCTCCGCGATGGTGACAAGACCAAGTGGGGTGGCAAGGGTGTTCTCAAGGCCGTCCAGAACGTGAACGAGGTCATCGGCCCCGCTCTCATCAAGGAGAACATTGACGTCAAGGACCAGTCCAAGGTTGACAAGTTCCTCATCGACCTCGATGGCACCCCCAACAAGACCAAGCTCGGCGCCAACGCCATCCTCGGTGTCTCGCTCGCCGTTGCCAAGGCCGGTGCTGCTGAGAAGGGCGTTCCCCTTTACGCTCACATCTCCGACCTTGCTGGCACCAAGAAGCCCTATGTCCTTCCCGTTCCCTTCATGAACGTCCTCAACGGCGGGTATGTTTGAATGCCCTATCCTTTGTCTGCAAAGCAGTCAACTAACGATGTGGCAGTTCCCACGCTGGTGGCCGTCTCGCCTTCCAGGAGTTCATGATCGTCCCCTCCGCCGCTCCTACCTTCTCTGAGGCCCTTCGTCAGGGTGCTGAGGTGTACCAGATCCTCAAGAGCCtcgccaagaagaagtacgGCCAGTCCGCTGGTAACGTCGGTGACGAGGGTGGTGTCGCTCCCGATATCCAAAACCCCGAGGAGGCCCTCGACCTTATCACCGAGGCCATTGAGAAGGCCGGCTACACTGGCCAGGTCAAGATCGCCATGGATGTCGCTTCCAGCGAGTTCTACAAGGAGGACGTCAAGAAGTACGACCTCGACTTCAAGAACCCCGAGTCCGACCCCTCCAAGTGGCTCACCTACGAGGAGCTCGCCAACCTCTACTCCGAGCTCTGCAAGAAGTACCCCATCGTCTCCATCGAGGACCCCTTCGCTGAGGATGACTGGGAGGCCTGGAGCTACTTCTACAAGACCCAGGACATCCAGATCGTTGCTGATGACTTGACCGTCACCAACCCCCTCCGCATCAAGAAGGCCATTGAGCTCAAGGCCGCcaacgccctcctcctcaaggtCAACCAGATCGGTACCCTTACCGAGTCCATCCAAGCTGCCAAGGACTCCTACGCCGATGGCTGGGGTGTCATGGTCTCTCACCGCTCTGGTGAGACTGAGGATGTCACCATTGCCGACATTGTCGTTGGTATCCGCTCTGGCCAGATCAAGACTGGTGCTCCTGCCCGTTCCGAGCGTCTTGCCAAGCTCAACCAGATCCTCCGCATCGAGGAGGAGCTTGCCGACAACGCCATCTTTGCCGGCGAGAAGTTCCGCAAGGCTGTTGAGCTCTAAGTGGTTTCATGCTGATGGAGACCCGTTCGGATGGAATTGGGACCTGGGAAGGTTTCTAGGGGTGACCGGTTGACCGACATGTGTTACCTCGGATGACCAAAGGACACGGGTATGGCTAATGAAAATGGCGGAATGACATAGAGTTTTAATGATCAATACCAAGTTTCTTTTACCCCATATGCGTTGGCAAGAACCACGTGCAATGTTTGTGACATGGATCGGTAGCGTTAGCCATCTGtttctcccctttccccgCGATTCCCCGTTCCCATTCCCGGCCCGCTCCGGGCTACCCGGTACCAACTCGGCACCCCTGTTACAGTAGTGCATTATTGTCAGGTCCGCAAGAGACTTATCAACGCTGTTTTCCGAAGGAGGTCAGGATCTCCCCAAGTCGTTTGCAACCTGATAGGCTGGAGTAGGTACGCAGAGGAGCATGTTGAATGTTGCGACTTTTCGTAGTCTAGTGATATGTCTAGCCGACTTTCGGTTATTGTGTGAAGAGCTCCGCCTGTCCAACAGGTTAAAATCAACACCGGCAACAACACCGTAAATAAGCCCCGCTCGCCCGTGTTTCCCGGGCACCTTGATAGAGTAGCCGGATCCTGGCCAAAGGTTTCCTGTAATGGCGTGCGCTTGATCATCGATCCCTCTTGATGACCCGTCCCATGTTGCGGCGACCGTTAAATCGGGGCAGTGAGAAGAGATGTGGCTGAACATTTCATCAGCCCCATTGGCACGCGATATGCAGTGGCTTTCTGCAAACCCCGCCGTCTCAGTCTCTGCAGGTCGGAAGTTCCTGCCTGCCGGCACACATTGCGCCAGACAGCAGCCGCTGCCAACAACGCTTGCCAGCTGACCGCGCGGTTGCTATGGTGACTTTGCATGATTGTTTGGCCAAGGGTGAATCAACAAGCGCAGAAAATCCACACGCCCCTCTCCCTTCAACCCAATTCAGCATGGTCTAGATCGCCAAGGTCGTCATTTCTTCATACTGTACAGACTCAAAGACGACCCTCCCCATCGCGTCTCCCAAATGAATTGGTGAAAGAAAGTCAACATTAGTGACAACGAACAAGCGACACACTGTCCCGATCGCGGGACCTTATCGACGcaagaaaacaacaacaacaaattGCTGGCCCCGCACCTTTTGACTTTATCGCATCCCAGACATTGAGCGATCGAAACGTTTACGAGCGCGGGCGACTTTCGCCTTCTTACACGTAACAGCAGAGACGTCAGACAAGATGACACCCCAAGATGACTCCGTCAACTTTGATATCATTGAATCTCACAAGGAGAACATCCAAGCCCTCCCCAGCGGTCGCTCCGCCCGCAAACTCGCAGAACTCTTCTCTCCTTCACATGGCGCCAGCAGTTCGAGGCAAGCGCTCGCACCACAACTAACACCGACCCCGAACCCTACCGAAGTCAAGTCCGTCAACGATGCCATCCGCGCCGAATACGAAGCCGAGCTAGCCGCCTTCAATCCCGAAGAGCAAGATGATCCCCTCGACATCTACGACCGCTACGTCCGCTGGA includes the following:
- the emp-7 gene encoding enolase — translated: MPISKIHARYVYDSRGNPTVEVDVVTELGLHRAIVPSGASTGQHEACELRDGDKTKWGGKGVLKAVQNVNEVIGPALIKENIDVKDQSKVDKFLIDLDGTPNKTKLGANAILGVSLAVAKAGAAEKGVPLYAHISDLAGTKKPYVLPVPFMNVLNGGSHAGGRLAFQEFMIVPSAAPTFSEALRQGAEVYQILKSLAKKKYGQSAGNVGDEGGVAPDIQNPEEALDLITEAIEKAGYTGQVKIAMDVASSEFYKEDVKKYDLDFKNPESDPSKWLTYEELANLYSELCKKYPIVSIEDPFAEDDWEAWSYFYKTQDIQIVADDLTVTNPLRIKKAIELKAANALLLKVNQIGTLTESIQAAKDSYADGWGVMVSHRSGETEDVTIADIVVGIRSGQIKTGAPARSERLAKLNQILRIEEELADNAIFAGEKFRKAVEL